A genomic segment from Ignavibacteriales bacterium encodes:
- a CDS encoding cytochrome c — MDQQNKLTLQKLLIAFIITFSMTFISCGDNAPQDPSKFSNTKKVVNASGLSDFELENGIGPIKQKIELTAIDPILVKKGQGIFETKCAACHKLDERYVGPAQRDVFKRRSPEYILNFMLNPEENYKRHPEAKKLLGEYLTQMPNQNLTIDEAKAMLDYFRKIADEK; from the coding sequence ATGGATCAGCAAAACAAATTGACTTTGCAGAAGTTATTAATCGCATTTATCATCACATTTTCTATGACATTTATTTCCTGCGGCGATAATGCTCCTCAGGACCCGTCAAAATTTAGTAATACAAAAAAAGTTGTAAATGCAAGTGGTCTTTCGGACTTTGAATTAGAAAATGGTATTGGACCAATTAAACAAAAAATAGAATTAACTGCTATTGATCCGATTCTAGTTAAAAAAGGTCAAGGAATTTTTGAGACTAAATGTGCGGCATGCCATAAACTTGATGAAAGATATGTTGGCCCAGCTCAGCGTGATGTTTTTAAAAGAAGAAGTCCGGAATACATCTTGAACTTTATGCTTAACCCTGAGGAAAATTATAAACGACATCCGGAAGCAAAAAAATTATTAGGCGAATATTTGACTCAAATGCCAAATCAAAATCTTACAATAGATGAAGCAAAAGCAATGCTTGATTATTTCCGAAAAATAGCAGACGAAAAATAA
- a CDS encoding GAF domain-containing protein has product MNKDEFESVISELKQWGNVSSSVLYFEKKVCLMNNWPYAEIWSPDNDQKFMIWSGHWSNNEEYFEKYSKFSSFFKFSKGIGLIGQVWQQKKLLWIYDLYNDKNFLRADLAVKSKLNSAISFPIIHNEKVILILCFFLEKISEVDIHLAEEIFSYSEEVGEIIQKFNINNGI; this is encoded by the coding sequence ATGAATAAAGATGAATTTGAATCAGTAATATCGGAGTTAAAGCAATGGGGGAACGTATCTTCTTCGGTTTTATATTTTGAAAAGAAAGTTTGTTTGATGAATAACTGGCCATACGCCGAAATATGGTCACCCGATAATGATCAAAAGTTTATGATTTGGTCTGGGCATTGGAGCAATAATGAGGAGTACTTTGAAAAATATTCTAAGTTCAGTTCATTTTTTAAATTTTCAAAGGGAATTGGATTGATAGGACAAGTTTGGCAACAAAAAAAATTACTTTGGATATATGATCTTTATAATGATAAAAATTTTTTAAGAGCTGATCTTGCAGTAAAAAGTAAATTAAACTCAGCAATTAGTTTTCCAATAATACACAACGAAAAAGTAATTCTAATTCTGTGTTTTTTTCTAGAGAAAATTTCTGAAGTAGATATTCATCTAGCAGAGGAAATATTTAGTTATTCTGAAGAAGTCGGGGAGATCATTCAAAAGTTCAATATAAATAACGGAATCTAG
- a CDS encoding cupin domain-containing protein, which yields MAETTNKEMLIEAIGYQNGSIVSKQILKKPNGNITLFAFDKDESLTEHTSPYEAVVYMVDGEMEIKIGGNPYNVKAGEILVLPADIPHGLKATVKSKMLLTMIK from the coding sequence ATGGCAGAAACAACTAATAAAGAAATGTTGATAGAAGCGATCGGATATCAAAATGGTTCAATCGTTAGTAAACAGATTCTTAAAAAACCCAATGGAAATATTACTTTGTTTGCATTTGATAAAGATGAATCGTTAACAGAACATACTTCGCCTTATGAAGCAGTTGTTTATATGGTTGATGGTGAAATGGAAATTAAGATTGGCGGTAATCCTTATAATGTTAAAGCAGGAGAGATACTTGTGCTACCTGCGGATATTCCTCACGGGTTGAAAGCAACTGTAAAATCAAAAATGTTATTAACTATGATTAAATGA
- a CDS encoding TonB-dependent receptor, with translation MIKTSSLRTHYLVATTLLFFLFLTGEIISQSKTGIISGEVRDAITKQPLPGANILIDGTNLGSACDENGYYVIKDVVPGKYSLKVSMIGYLSLVITELNISPNRNQSVNFELNSTAMEMDEVNVTADYFYKPDENPVSFRTISPEEIRRSPGSAEDIFRVMQSMPGVATAGAKSAQLIVRGGSPDENLTLLDGIEVYNPIHFARTGESMGVISIVNPALLQKVDFLTGGFPVRYGDKMSSVFDMSLRDGNKEVFNTDVNLNIAGFGLMLDGPLIENSNMVLSLRRGFFDLITGTLNRPVAPSYYDAVGKVTYDLDGKNKISLLGFYYLDQIERTGSEKDEPSTWNRYDYLTRDDYGAAFGINWRSLISENAFTLTTVSYTSNGWNTLQGTESERSLMGEDIRENELSLKSELNYKLSTRFNFKIGGQFKSINSFNESWTPEDTTRSGTIIPANTISYNPDATTKAALFLQTSYRIFDPLIINAGLRYDYFALTSENNFSPRISLSYNITDKTIFNLAWGRYYQSPASYQVAPDVRNLSLKSSYATHYIAGVEQLFGYDTKASIEIYHKELSNLFVDPDSSSLLLNTGSGYAQGIEFALQRKFTKGFVGSASYSYSISKRRDYEFAALYDFEYDRPHILNLIFGLEIGNGWQIGAKFQYASGNPYTPAIGVTEKNNTFFVVEGETNSVRYPDYHKLDIRIDKQFIFESWSFSIYLDLWNVYNRDNIISYSFKATANGEIITTPRYDMGITPILGFTAKF, from the coding sequence TTGATTAAAACCTCATCCCTCCGCACCCATTATCTGGTTGCGACTACTCTGTTATTTTTTCTATTCCTTACTGGCGAGATAATTAGTCAAAGTAAAACCGGTATAATTTCAGGCGAAGTGAGAGACGCTATTACTAAACAACCACTTCCAGGTGCAAATATCTTAATTGATGGAACAAATCTTGGTTCTGCATGTGATGAGAATGGTTATTATGTTATAAAAGATGTAGTGCCTGGAAAATATTCTTTAAAAGTCTCAATGATTGGTTACCTTTCTTTAGTGATAACAGAATTAAACATAAGCCCTAACAGAAATCAATCAGTAAATTTTGAACTAAATTCCACTGCTATGGAAATGGATGAGGTGAATGTAACAGCGGATTATTTTTATAAACCAGATGAGAACCCGGTTAGTTTTAGAACGATTTCACCGGAAGAAATTAGAAGATCACCAGGTTCGGCAGAAGATATTTTTAGAGTGATGCAATCTATGCCAGGAGTTGCAACTGCAGGTGCAAAAAGTGCACAACTTATTGTTAGAGGCGGCAGTCCAGATGAAAATCTTACACTGCTTGATGGTATTGAAGTATATAACCCAATACATTTTGCGCGAACTGGTGAATCGATGGGGGTAATAAGTATTGTTAATCCCGCACTGCTTCAAAAAGTTGATTTTCTCACAGGCGGTTTTCCGGTAAGATATGGTGATAAAATGTCATCTGTTTTTGATATGAGTTTACGAGACGGTAATAAAGAGGTTTTTAATACTGATGTAAATTTAAATATTGCAGGATTTGGTTTAATGTTAGACGGACCGCTTATTGAAAATAGTAATATGGTTCTTTCTTTGAGACGTGGTTTCTTCGATTTAATTACAGGTACTCTTAACCGTCCTGTTGCTCCGAGTTATTATGATGCCGTTGGAAAAGTAACTTATGATTTAGACGGCAAAAATAAAATAAGTCTGTTAGGATTTTATTATTTAGATCAGATTGAACGTACCGGATCAGAAAAAGATGAACCTTCCACCTGGAACAGATACGATTATTTGACAAGAGACGACTATGGTGCAGCATTTGGAATAAATTGGCGTTCACTCATTTCCGAAAATGCTTTTACTTTAACAACGGTTTCATATACAAGCAATGGTTGGAATACTCTTCAAGGTACCGAATCGGAACGATCTTTAATGGGAGAAGATATCCGTGAAAATGAACTGAGTTTGAAATCAGAATTAAATTATAAATTATCAACAAGATTTAATTTTAAGATTGGTGGACAATTTAAATCCATAAATTCATTCAATGAATCATGGACGCCTGAAGATACAACACGAAGCGGCACGATAATACCTGCCAATACAATTTCATATAATCCAGATGCAACAACAAAAGCAGCTCTTTTTTTACAAACATCTTATCGAATTTTTGATCCGCTTATTATTAATGCTGGACTGCGTTATGATTATTTTGCTCTTACATCAGAAAATAATTTCAGTCCCCGAATTTCTCTTTCGTATAATATTACAGATAAAACAATTTTTAATCTTGCCTGGGGAAGATATTATCAATCACCGGCAAGTTATCAAGTTGCACCAGATGTACGAAATCTTTCATTAAAAAGCAGTTATGCAACTCATTATATAGCCGGAGTTGAGCAACTATTTGGTTATGATACCAAAGCAAGTATTGAAATCTATCATAAAGAACTTTCAAATCTATTTGTTGATCCTGACAGTTCCAGTCTTCTGTTAAACACAGGCAGCGGGTATGCACAAGGGATTGAATTTGCCTTACAAAGAAAATTCACTAAAGGATTTGTTGGAAGCGCTTCATATTCGTATTCAATTTCTAAAAGACGGGATTATGAATTTGCAGCACTATACGATTTTGAATATGATAGACCGCATATTCTGAATTTAATTTTCGGACTTGAAATAGGCAACGGTTGGCAGATAGGAGCCAAGTTTCAGTACGCTTCCGGTAATCCATATACTCCTGCTATTGGTGTAACCGAAAAAAACAATACATTCTTTGTGGTTGAGGGAGAAACAAATTCTGTACGTTATCCTGATTATCACAAATTAGACATTCGTATTGATAAGCAATTTATTTTTGAATCATGGTCATTCTCAATTTATCTGGATTTATGGAATGTGTACAATAGGGATAATATAATTTCATACTCGTTTAAAGCAACTGCCAATGGAGAAATAATAACTACACCAAGATATGATATGGGAATTACTCCGATCTTAGGTTTTACGGCTAAGTTTTAA